GAAATAGTACTTTGTCCTACTAAGTCTTCAAATCTTTTTGGTCTATATTTTAATGCTAATACTTTTTTTTCAATATCTAATTCACTCATATCTCACACTTCCTTACTTTAATCTCATCTATATTTTTATTATTTTCAAAAATTTTCTTTATCATATTTTTATTTATATTTCCTGTGTGTAAAATTGATATTTTAATAGGATCAAAATTACAGTGTCCTTTTATTTTACACAAATATTCTAACCTGTTTGCTATTGCTTGTCCAGTTTCAATTAAATTGATGTTTTCACCCATTATATTTTTTATATTATCACTAACTATTGGATAGTGTGTACATCCTAAAACAATTGTATCAACACTATTTTCAATCATTGGCTTAAGCCATTTTTTTAACATTTCATTGGTTTTGAAAGAGTTGATTTCACCTTTTTCAATCTGCTCAACTAAACCAATACAAGCTTGTTCATAAAGTTTAATAGGCTTTTGCTTTGAAAGCTGATTTACTAATAGTTGATACTTTTCACCTTTTAGTGTGGCAGCTGTTGCTAAAACACCAATGTTTAAAGTTTTTGTTAATTCAATTGCTGGCTTAATTCCTGGTTCTGTACCAATTACTATTAAATTTGGATATAAGTTTCTTAACTCTTTTATTGCAGCTGATGTTGCAGTATTACAAGCAACAATCAAAGCTTCAATATTGTGATTCTTAATTAAAAACTCACTTATTAAGATGCATCTATTTTTTATAGCTTCATGGGTTTTATTTCCATATGGAGCAAAAATAGTATCTGCAATATATAAAATATCTGCACCTTTAAAATATTTATTTATAGCTTTTACTACTGTTAATCCGCCAAGTCCAGAATCAAAAACCCCAATTTTCAACTTTTGCCTTATATCAATTTTGGCTGATTATAACAAAAAATTGATAACTACTTTGTTAAAATAATTACATTAAAAGTAAAATCTATAAATACTAGTTTAAAGGCACATCATGTTTAATCATTTTCATCCATATAAACCTTTTATATTTGAAGATACTAATACTTTAATAATTGGAACTTTGCCTCCTCCAAGATTTTGCAAAAAAGATTTCAAATCTAAAGATGTTGATTTTTGTTATGGTTCGCAAGATAATCTTCTTTGGCAAGTTCTTAATAAAATATTTAAACTTAATTTGCTATTTGACAATTCCCAAGAAGCAGTAAAAATGAGAAAAGATTTTTTAATCTTGAATAATATAGGTATATGCGATATTGTTGATTCTTGTAAAAGAGAAAAAATCAATGCAAGTGATTTAGGTATGAAAGATGTAATATTAAGAGATTTAATTTTTTATTTAAAAAAATATAAAAATATAAATAAAATAGTATTTACTGGCAAAAGTAGTAAAAATGGTCCAGAATATTTTTTCAAGCAACTAATAAAAAAGCATTGTTTAAATATTCAAACAAGCAATAATAAACAAATTAAAGAGCAAATATTATATTTT
The window above is part of the Malaciobacter marinus genome. Proteins encoded here:
- the murI gene encoding glutamate racemase, with amino-acid sequence MKIGVFDSGLGGLTVVKAINKYFKGADILYIADTIFAPYGNKTHEAIKNRCILISEFLIKNHNIEALIVACNTATSAAIKELRNLYPNLIVIGTEPGIKPAIELTKTLNIGVLATAATLKGEKYQLLVNQLSKQKPIKLYEQACIGLVEQIEKGEINSFKTNEMLKKWLKPMIENSVDTIVLGCTHYPIVSDNIKNIMGENINLIETGQAIANRLEYLCKIKGHCNFDPIKISILHTGNINKNMIKKIFENNKNIDEIKVRKCEI
- a CDS encoding uracil-DNA glycosylase family protein, coding for MFNHFHPYKPFIFEDTNTLIIGTLPPPRFCKKDFKSKDVDFCYGSQDNLLWQVLNKIFKLNLLFDNSQEAVKMRKDFLILNNIGICDIVDSCKREKINASDLGMKDVILRDLIFYLKKYKNINKIVFTGKSSKNGPEYFFKQLIKKHCLNIQTSNNKQIKEQILYFDNRSIKLFSLTSPSNAANRSIGANTFYKERKKINPNYSTFDFRVDEYKLAFT